The Brassica oleracea var. oleracea cultivar TO1000 chromosome C6, BOL, whole genome shotgun sequence genomic interval CATGTGTGTGAGTCATACTGTGTGTGATTTTCCGTGCACAGCATATTTGTATACGTGTGATTTTCCGTTCGAGTAATGATGGTAACTAAAGCTGAACATAATTGTCATCTAAGTTAATGCTCCCTCCTTGGATATCGTTGTAGAAAAAAATTTCAGTTACAAAATAAGTGTTATTAATTTTATTCAGCAATTTTTTTTATTGGTTAAAATATAGTTAGGTGTATATGTAATTGCGTTTTTATGAAGAAAATATACAAAATCAATTATTTTCTTAATTTATGTGCACAAATCCAAAACAACACTTAAAATAAAACAGAGGGAGTAGTTTCTAATTAATACTACTAGACTAGTTTTCTTTTCTTTCTCAGACCTTACAGGGGGTAAAAAGTTGATGGGAATTGGATATAATTACAAACATTTTTCACTTTGTATTGGGTGTAATTACTGCAGTAAATTCTTCTTGTGTAGTTACTGTTAATTTTATTTATTAATTGAGTTTGCTACCGAGTTTTTAAACTGTCATTTGGAAATTTAGATTCCCAACAGTGTTTTAAACTCGCCATTTTGAAAATTACTAGTCATATATACGGATATAATGGTACGCAATCCAATACTATTTCTGAGACTATTATAATGGTTCAACTCCGAAGTGCACTAACGAGAAAGACCCACGACAGATAAACATACTTTTTATTATTAAGTAGAATAAGATAAAAAATTGTAACGTTAGAGTCGAGAGCCATGCGAGAATCGAGTGGCTATTATATCATTTCGTAGAAAATCATATTCAATGCTTTTAGGAGTTACCAAAAGAATGGTCCCTGGTTTAACATTTCAATACATATTCATGTAATCCATTAAATATCCAAATCGTTTACCATGTACGCTGTGCTAGATAGGCTGACGACCATAATTAGTTTGGATACAATTCTTGCTCTCTTTGATGATTTACATTTTAGTATTAACTTCAAAACTACAATTGTGTTAGTAAATTAATATTATGGAAAATTTAAAAAAAAAATAAAGTGTCTGGAGAAAAAGTATTTGATCCATTCGAAGAATAATAAAAAGATCGAACAACTTATTATTAAAAATCAGTTGTTGCAAACCAACAATAATAATGTTTTAAAAAACAATAATAATGTTTTCTGTAAACAACAAAAAATGGTATACTACGATTATAATGACTACGTAATTTGTAAGCTATAAAGGAGATAAAGAGTCTGATCCTCGCTAATCTAAAAATTATGTTCGAGAGTTTTGTTTTAATTGATGCTTTATTCGTGTGATTTGTTCGTTTTCACCCCTTACATGTTAGTAAAGGGTCACGATTGTTAACCCTAATTGCACCTCCTATCAAAATCAATCAGTATACATATTTTATCCTTGTAAATATCTGCAATGCATGTCCTTTTGCTATATATGTTGTCACACTCTAATATGTTGGGTCATTAAACATAGACCCCTTAAATATACTAGACTTGACCTAAAGCAATTTGTTTTCAGTAATAAAATAGAAAAAATGTAAATATAATTTGTTATAAACAAAAAGATAGAAAACATACTAAAATGTTTCACATGGTATGTATTTTTTTCTGAAAAGACATGCATGGTATGTATTTGTTCCACAAGGTTGTATATTCATGGTATTAATTACTTAGCTATTGAAATTGATTGTGTTCGTCGTCATGTTTTAAGTGATCAAATTATTGATTTAGTTAATTAGTTAAATGACGGCCGTCAAATCGGTTCAATATGATACAAAAATCAATAAAAATATTTCAAAATAATAATATAACGCCATAACGGAAGCTATGTATGGCCTCAACGGGAAATGGTGACCATTTACTTCAATCCCGAAAGCGACTTGCATCTAACCACTTCCCTTCTAACATCGCCTCGTCATTTATATATTTTTTTATTGCTTTCATTTGGGTTATTATTATGATTTTATCAAAAAAACATCATATCTCCGGATTGATTTGAAATCAAGCCCGTGTTTATAGACTGTAGGCGATCAAATCAATACTTGTGGCGATTAGAATAATCTTTGTATGTGAATGTGAGGGGGACAAATCCAGATCAGTAATCAGGATGGATTAGTTTATTAATGAATCATTTTAATGTTTGAACTAAGAAAACAATAAGTAAATAACACTCAATGATTAAAGGTCAATGGGATCCACTCAATAATGTAAATTTAACCTTCCGAAAAGCAAAGTTGATCCCCATCTCCACCTATCTTTTTTACGGTTTACCTCTCTATTATTAATAAGATGTATAAAAATATCGTAAACTAAATATAAGTTGTGATGATGTTTAAAACATGCATGTAGGTTTGTTTAGACACACTGTATATTTTTCTTTCAAATATTTTGTTTTATTGTTCGAGTTGAATTTCAAATCTTGTATGCATATGGCTTTAATATGATTATATGGTGAAACAACGAATGAATGTACGTTAAGAGTAATGTTAAAATGAAACAACTTCGAAACTAAAACAAAATACGTTTTTGCTGGACGGACAAAAACTAATAATCACCACCGTCTTTATCCGCAGCTGTCAATAGATATCTGTATTTTTATTATAGATATCTGTAATAAATAACTTTCTTCAAAAAAAGAAGAATATAATTGGTGTAAGAACTAGTCCCCCAGTTTCCTTCGTATATACTCGTCATGTTTCACAATACATGATATTTTAGTTTAATGTACAAATATTAAAAAATTTAGTTTCCTCTAAAAAGCAATTTAAAAAAAATATTTTAAAAATTATTTAACCAATTATAGAAATGACTGTGAAATCTGATTGATTACACAATTTTCAGTAAAATTAAAGATAATATCAAAATATCAAAATATCAACTATTTTGAAATAAAAAATATTTTCTAAAACATTATTATCTATTATGAAAGGGAGAAAGTACCTTTTTGTGCTCACTTTTCGTCATTACACATATCATCCATGATGATACACTGATACTCTTGATTTTTACTTCACATCCCCCATCTGCTCTCTTTCTTTTCCTTATTTACTCATTTTAAAATCCAAAATTTAATCTAAAATTAGTTTTTATAATGCTATATTTATTACACTCAAATTTAGTATATGACACGATAACAATAATACAAATCGCTATATTACAAATTATAACCATACTATTTATTAGTTTTAACGTAACGCTTTTCCAGGCTATATTTATTAAATATAATATAATATTTTTTAAAAGTATGGAAGTACTTTATTATAACTAACTATATTAAATATAAATTCTTCTGTAAAATAAAAAGATGATTTTTTGGTCAACTAAAAAAGATTGGCAATATATTTTTCTATATTTCAGCTAATTTACCTCTGTATATATATATATTATTACATGATCTCGAAAGAAGCTACTAAATCTCATTTATTATATATTTTCACATTGATACGGTTCAACTTAATACTAACCATTAATGTATTAGTTTGTACACAGACTTGTAGAAATACCAAAGGATCATATGATATGATATTTGCTTATTGGTGAGTATAAGTTTAAAACTGCCCAAATATCAATCTTAATCACACATTTCAGTATAATATTTTTATTAGGGTAGTAAGTAAATACCAATTTAACCAAAACTGGGAATATAAGGGAAAGAGAAATTTTGAAGATTCCATTTTGGCTCAAATAAAGAAAAAGAATCAATAAAAGGTGATAAAAATAAAATAAAATAGGTAAAAGAGAAAGAAATATATAAAAATATTTATAGAATGGCTCCTTGAGATTTACAAGCAGATCCCATCACCAGAAAAATTAAAATAAATAAAAATATACTAAAAATTAACTTTAGGTATTTACAAAACTCTTAAACTCCATAAAACCCTGCGCCTAGAGATTACACTACTCTTCTTCCTCATGTAAACTCTCTCTCTCTCTCTCTCTCTATACCATTCTTTTCCCTTTCTTCTATGAATTTTGATTTTTCCCCTTTTTAATTTTAATTTTTTCATTTCTGTAACTTCTCGTCAAAGACAGAGAGGGGGAAAATACAAAAGAAGTGAATAAATATAAAAAAAAAAACTAAAACGATGGAGTTTGGTGGTGGTACTACTACAACCGCATCCACAACATCAGAGGCGCCGCGACCGCCACAATCCAACGATGCGGCCGCCACCACAGAAGCTGCGGCAGCGGCAGCAACGGTTGGAGCGTTCGAGGTGTCGGAGGAGATGAACGACCGTGGTGGATTCGGAGGAAACCGGTGGCCGCGGCAGGAAACGGTTGCGCTGCTGAAAATACGATCTGACATGGGAATAGCGTTTCGAGACGCTAGCGCTAAAGGTCCCTTGTGGGAAGAGGTTTCCAGGTGCGTTTCCAAGTCGCGATTTTGTCTCTTTTATTACACAAAGCTTGTGTCTTTTTTAAGAGTTTAAAGATCTGGTTTTCTATAGAGTTTAATTGTCCCCCAGATTCGGTTTTGGTTCAGCGAAAAATTTCGTAAAAGATGTCTTTTCTTCTTCTTCTTCTTCGTCAATAGTCCAATTAGATTTCTGAGATTCAGATTCGGACACGACAGTTCTTTGAAGTGTGTCTAATCAAAATTTCAAAACTTTAATTTTAATTAATTAAGTGTTAATTTAGATAAAATAAGTTGGGTCATGTTTTATTCATGAGTCTATCACAAATTCAAACTCATTGCTGATATGATTGATCCACTCTCTCAACTATATATATATCCTCATTTTACTGAATTTATTATTATTTAGACAAGCAAAATTCGTGTCTTTTTCATGAACAATTCAAATTGTTAATTGTGATTTTATTTTATTTTTCAGGAAAATGGGGGAACTTGGTTACATAAGAAACGCAAAGAAATGCAAAGAGAAATTCGAAAATGTTTACAAATACCACAAACGAACCAAAGAAGGTCGTACCGGTAAACCCGAAGGCAAAACTTATCGCTTCTTTGATCAGTTAGAAGCTCTCGAGACTCATCATCATCAACAACACCAACCACCTCAACCGCAAACGCAACCGCCTCTACGACCTCACAACAACAACAGCTCCATGTTCTCCACTCCTCCTCCGGTAACAACAACTATTATCCCCCCGACAACTACACCTTCGTTTCCAAACATCTCCGGAGACTTCCCCTCGGATAATTCGACATCTTCTTCCTCTTCTTACTCCACTTCCTCCGACGTGGACATTGGCGGCGGAGGAAGGAAGAAGAAGAGGAAGAGGAAGTGGAAGGAGTTTTTCGAGAGGCTTATGAAACAGGTCGTTGATAAGCAAGAGGAGCTTCAGCGTCAGTTCTTGGAAGCTGTTGACAAGCGCGAGCGCGAGAGATTGGTTAGAGAAGAGTCTTGGAGAGCTCAAGAGATCGCGAGGATCAACCGCGAACGCGAGATCTTGGCTCAAGAACGCTCCATGTCCGCGGCGAAAGACTCCGCGGTCATGGCATTTCTCCACAAGTTTTCGGAGAAACCTACCGTGCCACCGCAACCGCAACCGCAGGTTAATAACAACAACAATCAGCAGCAAACGTCCCAAACGCCTCAAACGCCCCAACCGCCGCCTCCTCCACTTCCGCAGCCGGCCTTAGACACTGCGAAAACGGACAATGGCGATCAGATCATGACAACTCCGGCGTCTGCTTCCTCGTCTCGGTGGCCGAAAGTGGAGATAGAGGCGTTGATAAAGCTGAGGACGAATCTCGATTCAAAGTATCTAGAGAACGGACCAAAAGGACCGTTGTGGGAAGAGATATCAGCGGGGATGAGGAGGCTAGGATTCAACAGGAACTCAAAGAGATGCAAAGAGAAGTGGGAAAACATAAACAAATACTTCAAGAAAGTGAAGGAGAGCAACAAGAAACGCCCTCAAGACTCCAAGACTTGTCCTTACTTCCACCAGCTTGATGCTTTATATAGAGAGAGGAACAAGTTCCAAACCACCACCAACATCAATGTAGCTTCGTCTTCCTCAACTAAACCGGATAATTCGGTTCCTTTGATGGTCCAACCGGAACAGCAATGGCCTCCTGCAACTGATCATCCTCCTCCTGGTGCTCCTGCTCAGCCGTTGGATCAGAGCTTTGATGATGAAGAAGGCACAGATGAAGAAGACTATGATGATGAGGAAGAGGACGAAGAGAATGAAGAAGAAGAAGGTGAGTTTGAGCTAGTGCCGAGCAATGATAACAAGACGACGAATAATGTGTGACGAGGATAATGGTTCAGGGTTCGAACAGGATTGGTGGTGAAAGATTTAGTAATCTTAATTTTAAGTTTTGATACAGAAGATGAGAATTTAAATATTGGATGGGGGTGCCTTTTTTATTATCTTTGATTTTTAAGTTATACTGAGAAAAAGAAATTGAGTGAGTTTAAAAATAAATAAATGTGATTATTATTTTTTCATGGTGAGATTTTGATGAGCAAATAATAAATAACTGTAACTTTTGTAATATTTTTTCAAAACCTTTAAATGAATGGTTCTTGTTGTAGATGATGATGATGTGTAGTATTTGTCTTTTTACACGTTATTGTTATTGTTATTGTTTTGTTCTATAAGTAAGAAAAAGAGTAATTATAAGGTGGGATTTAGAGACGAGAATTACTAATCCTTTTTCAGTGACAGTTTCCTTGGTGAAATAAATACAAAATACTTTATATTATAATTTAAAAGAAACAACTATATATAAAAAAGAAGATGCCAAGTTCACATGCACATAATGAGGGAGAGCGTGGGGTTTGGGGTCCACGTGGAAAAAGGAATCTTATTAATCTTTCATCTCCTTCTCTTGTCTTCTTCTCTTCGTTGCCCTAAAACGCAAGACTCTCTTTCCGTAAGGGTAACTTCGTAAATTCTAGTTTCGAACACATGTGATAGATCCAACGATGTCGATACGACACACTTATTTGAGACGATGATTAATTTCTAGTCCTATCGACATATGTTTGGTCGCATTTTCAGATCTGTATTAACCAAAACTTGATATATCTACACAAATGATCATGACTCGTGATGTTAAGTGTATACTGTACTAAAGTACACAAACACTCTCTCCTGGAGTCTTAAGGGATTAACACTTGTGGTTTTGATTGAGTTAAATAGATGTTTAAAACTTTTTTGAGTCATCATCTGACCAATTACTCATAACATGATGAGCTGAATTCGGTTAATTAACGAACATTCAACATGTTATAAAGTACTTCTTTGCACATGTTAACAATGAGATCCTTACTTAGGTTGTACGTTTAAGTAATATATATGTATATTTACTTGTAGATTACAGAACTAAGATGCTGCTAACTAATCATGATGGATTAGTCCAGTTCATATCAGATATTTAGCTGTAAATGAATGGATTTTTTTTTCTATTATACTACCTTTTCATCACTAGTTCAGAATAATCACTGAATCCAATAAGTAAAATGTTTTTTTTGATTAAAAATTAACTAGTAAGTAAAATGTTCGTTACTGCCAAAAGCTATGTTTACGATAGCAAATCATGATTGAAATTGCACTGAGAGATATCAAACGATAACTACTTAACTAAATATAAACTTCCCAATCTTTGGATTAACAAGTTAAACAAAATCTGTAAAGAAGTTCGTAACATAGCTAGCCCTTACCTTAACTTCCATTGTAGGAGTTCGAACCCAGGCAACCTGCAACCTGCAAATGACATGAAGAAATCTGTCAACAAGTTGGTTAGTTTCATATAAATTAAAAATATATCAAATTATCTTACGACCATATAAATACTCTCTCTATTACATTATACATATAGTTTAAATAAATTCACATACATTAAAAATTGTATTATATCTTTAAGAAACAATTTGACAATTTGTATTTAAATCAACTTTAAAATTTAAATTATAGTTTTAATATGGGCACCTAAACCCTAAACTCTAAACCCTAAACCCTAAACCCTAAACCCTAAAATCTAAACCCTAAACTCTAAACTCTAAATCCTAAACCCTAAATCCTAAACCCCACCATTTAACTCTAAACCCTAAGTTTGTGACTTTTGATAAAACATTAAGTGCTATTTTTGTGACTTTTGACCTTGAGTGCTAGTTTGGGAACATAAACTTGATTTAGTGCTATTTTTGTCTTTTTCTCTTTTAATATTGAACTGAATATTAAAACTGTAAGACAATCTATCTATCTATCTATAATAATAAAGTAGACTTACCTCTCTTTTTCTGTGTCCACGTTATCAGGAAAAGGTGGGCAAATTGTGCCACGTGTCGTCATATCCTTAACTTTGAAGTTGTTTCTCGTGGAGTCCACGGGTGTTCCAAATTTATGTTTTGGGCTTCTTATCTTATGGTCCAACAAAAAATGCTCTTTTTGGATTGGTTGGTTATGCTCCATCATCGCATGGTCCTTCTATTTGCTACTTCAACCGTCGATGCAGAAAAATAAAACCAAACGATCCCGATTCAATTTCCACGGTCAAGTAACGCGCAAGAGTTATGTCATATATTGATGAAAACCCAGAAACCCCATGATCCCCTCTTCATTACAGATTTATCTCGGTGGTCTTTACCTATTTATTCATATTGATATTGTCGTCTCCAGCTCCCAAACAAATGAAAGTTTGTAACTTTGTATTATATGTCAGACTTATTGTCATGTATTTTATATATCCGATACTGATGTTTGGGGTATCCATATTTTGGTTCTCTTTATGGCTTCTCTAAACTTGGTGTTGTTTGTTGCATAATCACATGTTGTGCTGTTGTTTTACTTTAGCTGCTTTGGTACTTGGTAGTAAGGGACAATATGGTTGCACATGTGAGAAAATTAACTTTATAAGATGTTGCTCCGTGTTTGAGTAAAACATTGTCTTGTTACTGGTTAAACTATTAGAAATTTTTATTGGAGTCTGATTCAATTCTGAAACTTTTCAAGAAGCTTAGTATAGCGTCTTGCCAACATATTTTACTGTACTTTTTTTTATTGTTCACTGTTTTGAATTCTCAGAGGATTTCGACGAAGCGATGTTATACCAAAGAACAAACCTGAGCAGGTGAAGCCGTATCTGATACATATTTGTTTACAACTTACAGTTTTATATGTTGCTTATTTTTGAGAAATGACAACTCTTTTCTTTTGTATTCCAGTGCGAATCAAGGTCGTCGGTGCCCAAAACTCACAGGAGTGGGAGCTTCCACAGTGTTTACAAGATATTGTTGGGAGCACTTTAACCTTCCCATTGAACTTATCCCACTTCAACTTGACTGCAAAGCATCAGAGCTTCACTGTTTCCCGCATTTAGGAACCAATCAACGTCCACCGCAGTCTAATCTTGAGGTTCTGGTAAAGTTATGTACAAAATTTAGTCCAGTGCAACTTTACTCTGTTGGTAATTACAGATTATGATGCACTTTGACAGGGTGGGAATAACAATCCGGAGATGATATGTAAGGTGCTGGAGCAGTCAAAAAGAGCCACATTCCTGGAGTTAAGATAACCTCTGTGGATCATGGTAGTTGTGTTGGCGATGAAGCGGTTGAAGGTGGACTAGCTGATGCAACTGCTCCAGGTCACAGCTCTGTTAATTGAAGGGAGAGGAGAGGAGTCACCAGTTAAGTGCATCGAAAGAGCAAGGGGAACCAAAGTTACAAGACATGATGACGTTTACGTTGCATTTCTAGACATTATCAAGTCCGACCACTTCAAAACTTTTATGTCATTGGTTTCCTTGGGTTTTTAAACTCTACCATATCAGACTTTTTCAGTTATAAAATAAGTCGTCCTCTGTTTGCCAAAAAGACCTTTTCCCTAACAAATCATAATCAAATATTAACAATTAGTGGAGAGGATGGACTGATGCGAAATGCATATTTAGGGAACCCAAACATTGTTCTTAGATTTTTCATTAAAAAGTCTCACTACTTTGAAAGTTTTATGTCATAAGACGTCCATAGTAAGCAATTAGTGTAGGATGGATAGATGCCAAATGCATATTCACAAAAAAGCAAAACATTGTTTTTTTTTTTTGAAACACACAAAACATTGTTCTTACGTATTAGTAATACATTACGAGAACAAAACAAACACATAACACACTCCTATACAAACTTTCAATTACTTAGTAGCTATGCAATTAAATTTTATTTTTTGTTCGGTTGATGCATAGGTTCTTAAAATCTTCTGTTATGTTATTGCGGCCACTCTAATATATTGTTTCATAATTACAAAACAAGTTCATAGTTTTTTTTCCAGTCAAGTAAACAAAACTAAATTTTACCAGTTCGAAATGCGAAGCAAATATTCCTTATATCTAAATATTACAATCATAATAGTTGTATAAATTAAAATAAAATATTATTATTAACTATACAAGTATATCATTTCTAACAAAAAAACAAATAGAAACGGTAAATATTAATTTAAGCTGAGTAAAATATATATAAAAATTTAAATTATTTTTTTATTATTTTTTTCATTTGCTCACCCGCCCGCAGGGCGGACTTAGCCGTAGTACTTACTTTAAAACAAACAATTTTTAAACGATACATAGAGTGTGATTGGTAGACATTTAGCGTAACTAAGTGGAAATAAAAGGAAAAATGAAAAATGAAAAATTGAGAAAATGTGCAGATCTTAGATCTAGATTCAAATTTTGAATTTTTTCTCCTTGTTTT includes:
- the LOC106300650 gene encoding trihelix transcription factor GT-2-like; translation: MEFGGGTTTTASTTSEAPRPPQSNDAAATTEAAAAAATVGAFEVSEEMNDRGGFGGNRWPRQETVALLKIRSDMGIAFRDASAKGPLWEEVSRKMGELGYIRNAKKCKEKFENVYKYHKRTKEGRTGKPEGKTYRFFDQLEALETHHHQQHQPPQPQTQPPLRPHNNNSSMFSTPPPVTTTIIPPTTTPSFPNISGDFPSDNSTSSSSSYSTSSDVDIGGGGRKKKRKRKWKEFFERLMKQVVDKQEELQRQFLEAVDKRERERLVREESWRAQEIARINREREILAQERSMSAAKDSAVMAFLHKFSEKPTVPPQPQPQVNNNNNQQQTSQTPQTPQPPPPPLPQPALDTAKTDNGDQIMTTPASASSSRWPKVEIEALIKLRTNLDSKYLENGPKGPLWEEISAGMRRLGFNRNSKRCKEKWENINKYFKKVKESNKKRPQDSKTCPYFHQLDALYRERNKFQTTTNINVASSSSTKPDNSVPLMVQPEQQWPPATDHPPPGAPAQPLDQSFDDEEGTDEEDYDDEEEDEENEEEEGEFELVPSNDNKTTNNV
- the LOC106299274 gene encoding uncharacterized protein LOC106299274 isoform X2 — its product is MIPSSLQIYLGGLYLFIHIDIVVSSSQTNEKDFDEAMLYQRTNLSSANQGRRCPKLTGVGASTVFTRYCWEHFNLPIELIPLQLDCKASELHCFPHLGTNQRPPQSNLEGGNNNPEMICKVLEQSKRATFLELR
- the LOC106299274 gene encoding uncharacterized protein LOC106299274 isoform X1, encoding MIPSSLQIYLGGLYLFIHIDIVVSSSQTNEKDFDEAMLYQRTNLSSANQGRRCPKLTGVGASTVFTRYCWEHFNLPIELIPLQLDCKASELHCFPHLGTNQRPPQSNLEVLGGNNNPEMICKVLEQSKRATFLELR